The DNA sequence ATCGGTCATGTTGGACTCCCTCACTTCCAGGGCCCTGTTGACGCCCTGGGCAATATCGGGAGACTGTTCGTCTATGGCAGTTATGACGGCACAGGTGTCGCCGTCAAATCCGTATTTGGCCCGCGTATAACCGATGTCTTTTACTATGCCTCTGACCAGCCTTGGGATGTCGACGTAGCAGCTGGTCGTTATCTCGCCGGCGACCATGACAAGGCCCGTCGTAACCAGGGTCTCGCAGGCCACCCTTCCCATGGGATCCCGGGCAAGAATGGCATCCAAGATCCCGTCGGATATCTGATCGGCCAGTTTATCGGGATGTCCCTCGGTCACCGACTCCGACGTAAGCAACATTCGCTCTTTTGGCATCTATTCCACCTCCGGATATCAAAATATTGGACCCCGATGCCAAAGCTGGATAAAGCATCAGGGCCCCTATGGGCATAAGACAAAGGCGCATGTTCTTATAACCCGCAATTGACCTTTCTGTCAAGTCCAATTTTTCAAGAATATTCGATCGGGCTTCGCAAGAGCAACACTGCTCCGGGCAACTGCTCGAAGCCCCATTTCTCCAAAAATGGATAAAGATCGCTGGTGTAAGTTATTATGAGCGGTATGTCCTTGATGGCCGGATGTCCGAGCGCGTAGTTCATCAGGGCCGTCCCCAAGCCCTGCCCCTGATGGTCCGGATGGATGATGATGTCCCATAGCGACGCTCTATAGACGAAGTCGGTTATGATGCGACAGAAGCCGACCAACTGTCCCTTATAGCGCACGGAAAAACACATGCTACTGTTGTCAAGCATGCGAACTATGCCCTCGTCCGTGCGACTTTTACCCCACCATATGAACCTGTAAAGCGCCTTCACTTCGTGCGGGGCGATCGCAAGCTTGTTGTCGTAAAAGGTGTATTCGCTTAAATCCATGTCTTAGCCGCGGTTGACTATGGAGACGTACTCGCCCGAAGAAGAGTGAACCGACATGCCTCGCAGTATCTTCCTCAGATCCAGGCCTCTGGCGTCATGGCTGACAGGCAACTGAACGAGTTGTCCCGTACCGCACTTGGAGCAAATCCACGTAGCCCTGGCCATGCCGTCGTAGTCCGGATCTCCGGCTAAGACCTTTATTTCTCCGCACACCTGACATTCCACTATGAGCATGGATCAAGCGCCTCCCCATTACTGTTTCCGTCAGTCAATTTCTATTTTAACGCGAACCGGCCCTTCTGTGTAGATATCGGAGTCAGCAATGACGCTTATGGTGAAAGGAGGTTTTGCCTCGCTAAGGCCGTCTACAACGTCAAAAAATTCCGTGGCCTCGATGTTGCCGACCGTGCCGGTTATGGGGTCCGGTATCACGCCGTCCCTTTGAGCCTTGAGATTGACCTGCCTGAGCAGGTTGTAAAGTGCCTGCTCGGCCTCGGCCTCGTTTAAGGACTTGGCGACGAACTCACTTGCCAGCACCTCGCCCTTCCTGTAGACCAGGACGCTGTCGTGCACCTCTATCTTGCAGTCTATCCTCTCGCCGATCACTGCATTGGAGGCAACCTCCAACCTGATGACCTTACGCGTTTTAGTTTCCTTTATTTTCCGCAAGGCTCTATCCAGTTCTTCGGGACTTATGAAGATCTCTATCCTTTCGGGACGAAGGCCCGTTCGCACCGAGAGGGCCAATTTGGCGTTGGCCTTGAGCTTATCGAGGATGCCTTTAACTTCCTCTTCCGTCAGCCCGGAAGGATCCACCGGCATCTGCATCAAAAGCTCGCCAGCCAGGACTAAAATTTTTCCTTCCTTCATCTTTTCCAAATTTGCCCTCAATTCATCGGCTTGAGCCTTGAGGTCGGCAATTTGGGCTTCCAGGCTATCCCTTTCCTTTCTCATGGCCTCAAGCTCCTTGCTCAGCCTTTCGCGGTCACGCTCCAGGGTTTGTGCCCTCTTGGCAAGCCTCGCCACTTCTGCTTCGACCTTCTTTAACTTTGCCAAATTTTCGGCCAAACTCGACTCCACCTCGCGAAGCTGGCTTTCCTTGGCCAAAAGCTCCGATTGGCTCTTAAACAGATCCGTCTGAAGGGACTCAAGCTCGCCCCTGCTTTTGCTCAACTCGTCGGTTAAGGTGGATATCTCGCGCTGGATGTATTTCATGTTAAAGAGGGCCACTCTCACCGTGTCGGACGCCATGGCCATGACGAACAGCGTGACCAGGGTTATCAATATACCCGTCACCACGGTGATGAAACGAGATGTGTATTTTGGCCTCATACCAAAGAGGCTGATCCTCCGCTTGCCTAGCTTCATGCCCAAGATATCGCCTATGTAGGCAACTAGGGCGCTTATGACGACCAAGGAGACGACCAGCTCCCAGTTGAGCTCGCTCAGTCCGTATTGCAAGGGCCCACCCCCCATTAGAACATATCACTTAAGCTCAAAATTTGCCACAGGAAAACTTAAAAAAGGCGGGTCGTAACCCGCCTTTTTGCCTTCAAAGTAAGTTTCAAAAGGGATTTAAATTTCCTTGCTTATCTCGGCCAATGCTTCCCTCGCCAGGGAAAGTCCGCGATCTATCTCCTCGGGGGCAATGTTTAAAGCCGGACGGAACCTCACCGAACGGGTCCCGCAGGGGAGGATCAGGACGTGTTTTTCCTGCATCTTCTTTAAGAACTTTGCCCTTATGTCGGCGCAGGGGAAGTCGAAGGCGCACATAAGGCCCTTGCCGCGCACGTTGGATACGAGGTTGGGAAACTCGGCGCCAATGGCCTGAAGCCCGTTAAAAAGCTGAGGCCCTGCAACAGTTGCCACATAGTGCAGGACGTTATCGTCGCGGTAGATCTCGAGGTAACGGGTGGACCTTACCATATCGCATATGTTGCCGCCCCAGGTGGAATTGATGCGGCTAGATACGGTAAAGCAGTTTTCCGGGACCTCGTCGACCTTGGGGCCGACCATGATGCCGCAGACCTGGGCCTTCTTGCCGAAGGCAACTATGTCGGGGGTGACCCCGTGATGCTCGAAGGCCCACATCTTTCCCGTGATCCCCATGCCGCACTGGACCTCGTCGAAGATGAGCATGAGGTCATATTCGTCGCAAATCTTTCGAAGCTTCTTGAAGAACTCGGTCCTGAAGTGGTTGTCTCCGCCCTCGCCCTGGATGGTCTCTATGATTATTGCGCAGTAGGCGTCGGGGTCATCCCAGAGGTGCTTTAATATCTGGCTTTCCGAGACCTCCTCCTCCCACCTTACGGCCTCTATGTGCTGCTCAAGCGGCCAGGTTATCTTGGGATTGAGCACCCTGGGCCAATCGTATTTGGCGAAGTACTGATGCTTGTTGGGATCGGCGGTATTGGTCAGGGAAAGGGTGTAGCCGCTCCTTCCGTGGAAGGCATCCCTGAAGTGTATTACCTTGGTCCCCTTCTTGCCGTCCATGGCCGCACCTTTGGTGATCTTGCCCTGGGCCAACAACTTCCTTACCTTCCAGTCCATGGCCACCTTTAAGGCGTTTTCTATGGCCAGGGTGCCGTAATCTATGAAAAATAGGTGGTTGAAGCCCTTTGGCACCGCTACCTCGGAGAAGGTCTTCACGAACTCGGCCATCTCAACGGTGTAGATGTCGGAATTTGCCACCTTGTTTATGGCAGCCCTGAAGATCTTTTCCTTGAACTCATCTGTCGTAAGTTTAGGATGGTTCATGCCGAAAGGAGCCGAGGCAAAGAAGGTGTAAAAATCCAGCCACTTTTCTCCGGTTCGCGCATCTACAATCCAACTTCCCTGAGATTTTTCCATATCGATGACTATGTTAAAGCCGTCGCGAAGGATCCACCTCTCCAACACCGGAAAAACCTCTTCTGGGGTAACCGCCCATCTGACATTAGCCATACCTAACGCCTCCCGTTATTGTAATGATCATTAACTCACAAATAGCACAAGTTTATATTTACATTCTAACGCCAAGGAGGAATATATACAAGCAAATTAGGCATGGGTAACTTAATCAAAGGCCCAAGGGGGAAGCCTGGGCCAACAGGCTTTCTATGATCTCGGGAGGCCAAAATTTGCCCTCTCCTATGCCGGGACACCTGCTTGACTCAAGTTTCCAGCTGCGAGGGCTTGCAAGTAATGAAGGCCAAAAGGGATACAGCCTGCATTGAAGAGGCCTTGCCTCGTAGACCCTGCACCTTCCGGCCTCCAAGAGCACGCAATCCCCATTTTCCTTCTCCTTTAGGCTTATGCGGCCAAATACGTTGCGGGTATAGCCTCGCAAAAACACATCGACGTCCAACCCCAGGAGGAGGGCGATCCTTTTGGCCTCGACCCTATTTAACCACACAAAGCCGGGCTGTCCGCCACAGCAGGCGGCACAACCCTTGCATGAAAAATATAAACCGTCTTTCCACCATCGTTTATTTTCTTGTTTGATCACCTTGTTTCACGATCTCCTCATACAGAAACTTCCACAGGCCCACGCCGCCAAGGCGAGACAGTTGATCGCTCGCCATTTCAAGGGCGACGTCTTCCATTTGATGGAAGGGCTCCTCTGCGCCGGGGCCCAAGGCCTTGGCCGCCGCCAGCTGATGCTTCCATACCTGTGCCAACAGCAAAGCCTCAAAGGACTGACAGGCTTTTTGCAGCTTTTCTCTGTCACGCAGGGCCTCATCCGCCTTTCCTGCGTAAATGCCTTTATCGAAGGAAAGGTGATCTACAGTCGACATTCTACATCACCACCAGTTCGCCGTGAAGGGCACCGGCATCGTTGATCGCCTGAAGAATGGTTATTATATCCCGCGGCGTGGCACCTATGGAATTCAAGGCGTTGACAAGATCTTCGACCGATGAGCTTGCCGGCATCGACACCACCTGTCCCTTTTGTTCCTCCACCGCGACCTGGGTGCGCGGTACCACTGCCGTCTGTCCTCCTGCAAAGGGCTCCGGTTGAACGACCTTCGGCGCTTCGGCGACGGCAACGGTCAAATTGCCGTGAGACACGGCGACGGCGCTTATCTTCACGTTCCCGCCCATGACTACGGTGCCCGTCCGCTCGTTTATAACAACCCTTGCCGTCATGTCCGGCCTAAGCTGAAGCTGCTCCAGGGATGCCACGAAACTCGCGGGACTTTGGGAGTAGGCAGGAGGAAAGGCGACCTCGACCCTACCCGCATCCACAGGCATGGCTACCTGGCCGAACTTGGCGTTTATGGAAGAGGCAAGCCTTTGGGCCGTCGTGAAGTCGGGCTGACGAAGGAGCAGAGTCAGTTTGGAACCGTCGGCAAATTCCATGGAGACGTCTTTTTCGATTATGGCTCCGCCGGGAATCCTGCCGGTTGTGGTGATGTTCTTTGATACCTGCGCAGCCGCTCCACCGGCAGAAAAACCACCTGTAGTGACAGGGCCCTGCGCCGCAGCGTAAACCTGGCCGTTTGCGGCCTTAAGTGGCGTCTGAAGCAGTACGCCCCCCTCCAGGCTTCTGGCATCACCAAGCGCGCTGACCAATACATCGACGCTTTGCCCTGACCTTGCAAAGGCAGGAAGATTGCAGACCACGGAAACGGCGGCAACGTTACGCGAGCGGATGTCCTTGGTATCGAGCGCAAGGCCGTACTGTTCGGCCATGTTTCTGATCATGCGCATTGCTATTCCCGTCCTGTCTCCCGTGCCGGGCAAGCCGACGACGAGGCCCATGCCCGTCAATTGGTTAGCCCTGACGCCTTCAACGGCTGCTATGTCTTTAACTCGAACAACGGGAGAAAGGGCCTGTTCCGCAGCTAATGCAGGAAGACAAAAAGACGCGGCAAGCGCAAAAGACAACACGGAAATTGCGGCAAATCGCTTAAACATGACTACACACCTCTTTTTAAAACAGTGCCTGAAGTATCTGGGTTATAAGCCCTGGTTTTTGCACCCTGGACAGGGAGCCCTTGCCTTCGACAAGAAGCTCGGGGTTTGCCACCTTGGTGCTGGATATGGTGTTGTCGTAGGATACATCCCGAGGCCTTATGACGCCCCTGAGCGTGAGCTTCAGGTTTTCGTCGTGAGTCTTAAGGTCCCTATAGCCTTCTATCACCAGGTTGCCGTTGTCCTGCACCTCGGTAACTATACAGCTGACCCTGGTCTTTAGGGAATACGTCCTTGTGGAGCTGCTGTCTCCGGACATGTCGGTATTGGCCTCGACGCCAAATTTGCGGATGAAATCAAATATGCCCGTACCATCGTCTACCTCATGTTCTATGTCCTTCGTGAGGTCGGTCTTGGCCTTGTCGCTGGCGCCAATGCTTTCTTCGACTATCACCGTGACGATGTCCCCCACTCCGGAAGGCTTGGGATCGGCATACAGGTTTGAGCCGTCCTGCCAGAGGGACTGAGCCCTTGCCTGCCCGCCAAGGCATGCCAAAAGCAAAATAAGGAATACAACTACAATTACAATATGTCTTTTCATGAGTTTTCCTCCTTAGCCATGACTACCCCTTCGCCTACGACCTGACCCGTGATCACCTTGCGGCTGTCCGGGTTGACGACCCTTATCACGTCGTTTAGGGCTCCTGAATCTAGGGCCTTGGCGATCGTCTCGAT is a window from the Acetomicrobium flavidum genome containing:
- a CDS encoding GNAT family N-acetyltransferase; its protein translation is MDLSEYTFYDNKLAIAPHEVKALYRFIWWGKSRTDEGIVRMLDNSSMCFSVRYKGQLVGFCRIITDFVYRASLWDIIIHPDHQGQGLGTALMNYALGHPAIKDIPLIITYTSDLYPFLEKWGFEQLPGAVLLLRSPIEYS
- a CDS encoding DUF3084 domain-containing protein, yielding MQYGLSELNWELVVSLVVISALVAYIGDILGMKLGKRRISLFGMRPKYTSRFITVVTGILITLVTLFVMAMASDTVRVALFNMKYIQREISTLTDELSKSRGELESLQTDLFKSQSELLAKESQLREVESSLAENLAKLKKVEAEVARLAKRAQTLERDRERLSKELEAMRKERDSLEAQIADLKAQADELRANLEKMKEGKILVLAGELLMQMPVDPSGLTEEEVKGILDKLKANAKLALSVRTGLRPERIEIFISPEELDRALRKIKETKTRKVIRLEVASNAVIGERIDCKIEVHDSVLVYRKGEVLASEFVAKSLNEAEAEQALYNLLRQVNLKAQRDGVIPDPITGTVGNIEATEFFDVVDGLSEAKPPFTISVIADSDIYTEGPVRVKIEID
- the lat gene encoding L-lysine 6-transaminase, producing MANVRWAVTPEEVFPVLERWILRDGFNIVIDMEKSQGSWIVDARTGEKWLDFYTFFASAPFGMNHPKLTTDEFKEKIFRAAINKVANSDIYTVEMAEFVKTFSEVAVPKGFNHLFFIDYGTLAIENALKVAMDWKVRKLLAQGKITKGAAMDGKKGTKVIHFRDAFHGRSGYTLSLTNTADPNKHQYFAKYDWPRVLNPKITWPLEQHIEAVRWEEEVSESQILKHLWDDPDAYCAIIIETIQGEGGDNHFRTEFFKKLRKICDEYDLMLIFDEVQCGMGITGKMWAFEHHGVTPDIVAFGKKAQVCGIMVGPKVDEVPENCFTVSSRINSTWGGNICDMVRSTRYLEIYRDDNVLHYVATVAGPQLFNGLQAIGAEFPNLVSNVRGKGLMCAFDFPCADIRAKFLKKMQEKHVLILPCGTRSVRFRPALNIAPEEIDRGLSLAREALAEISKEI
- a CDS encoding YkgJ family cysteine cluster protein; its protein translation is MIKQENKRWWKDGLYFSCKGCAACCGGQPGFVWLNRVEAKRIALLLGLDVDVFLRGYTRNVFGRISLKEKENGDCVLLEAGRCRVYEARPLQCRLYPFWPSLLASPRSWKLESSRCPGIGEGKFWPPEIIESLLAQASPLGL
- a CDS encoding flagellar basal body P-ring protein FlgI, with the protein product MFKRFAAISVLSFALAASFCLPALAAEQALSPVVRVKDIAAVEGVRANQLTGMGLVVGLPGTGDRTGIAMRMIRNMAEQYGLALDTKDIRSRNVAAVSVVCNLPAFARSGQSVDVLVSALGDARSLEGGVLLQTPLKAANGQVYAAAQGPVTTGGFSAGGAAAQVSKNITTTGRIPGGAIIEKDVSMEFADGSKLTLLLRQPDFTTAQRLASSINAKFGQVAMPVDAGRVEVAFPPAYSQSPASFVASLEQLQLRPDMTARVVINERTGTVVMGGNVKISAVAVSHGNLTVAVAEAPKVVQPEPFAGGQTAVVPRTQVAVEEQKGQVVSMPASSSVEDLVNALNSIGATPRDIITILQAINDAGALHGELVVM
- a CDS encoding flagellar basal body L-ring protein FlgH is translated as MKRHIVIVVVFLILLLACLGGQARAQSLWQDGSNLYADPKPSGVGDIVTVIVEESIGASDKAKTDLTKDIEHEVDDGTGIFDFIRKFGVEANTDMSGDSSSTRTYSLKTRVSCIVTEVQDNGNLVIEGYRDLKTHDENLKLTLRGVIRPRDVSYDNTISSTKVANPELLVEGKGSLSRVQKPGLITQILQALF